A single region of the Zygotorulaspora mrakii chromosome 4, complete sequence genome encodes:
- the UFD4 gene encoding putative ubiquitin-protein ligase UFD4 (similar to Saccharomyces cerevisiae UFD4 (YKL010C); ancestral locus Anc_2.497), whose protein sequence is MSRGDENSETLGSSDYGMDDHNSGEGSEPYSYHQEEIIGMSDRDEDYEDNHSGGDYYGEEGSNEEEDQGILVGADDDMDHESDVSDRRNRGHDTDRSGSTPFSRVNERLFSVQNLLGNMAQGFEGESNDNEGHIGGGGTHVFGTRQGLGNLAEAFPEIISLINDGVRRGNNGERNDRFSTLVNNVLNAPEDTYIAMESLKELSQHLLMMDQLVLERMLPTEKLLKGIIGIISDSALNEELELQLMSCRCLYNLFEMNPDTITAAVDQGLIPNLQVKLQEISYIDLAEQILETLELISRVHGKEVLRSGALTACLQYLDFFTIHAQRKAVTIVSNSCCKVRTDDFEIIKEIFPTLIPIFVNGSDFLILDKILKALYGICEGLRKKPLLESLFTIDVMQRLAQLASTPESSLESKVRCFDIISVLVKASCLLSKDFIENCNVVDILLNCFNSYSKNSKAALHETLIYVPKPLLHAISRTAVLIFPSEKEQILSMDNAKKPDLHLNRKGFDKLMKNLTPLLIEIYVNTVDFDVRRLVLIALARIATCVGISEAGPICERIIGLAGSTLAQSDSLLDKEKDQIMVSSTLFVGVLSLLDILAARFSSSVLTPLKREGIFNLVKSLKRMLLERKNEGTITIFAQDSDIERSPTTESEEFFEEEEDDEDDEDDDDDDDDDDDDDDGDDEYDMQFSTMDIPTEIKPNNIKFEVLRYMPQDFIYWKILELSDRLLTTFDVDEGVVSEELRDIEKLVEYLLHIEWKENNQQSWRELWVRIRNCIFKAGFEISSFEFISTGLAAALAATIRKFGIIGSIPRRAFLEVFRDDDAKRLVLILQSTLTRLESFRVTECGLQGSEERVASLGKHVKIKLVYDEDSDIDQIGQTLSGSTIHIHCIASFKTLNEFLKHRMAQARFLSSVMPSLTSTEPGSSNNNGLEEVRNWVFEFSTEQETLKLNDTIFYGLFRAYKASGKDLNTLWHEPQVIKFKKVNETVAQVESLMALYDHELDDKNEILKPADDIFTLLKFLRIKELPSDIFINSKLSAKLSRQLEEPLVVASGLLPHWTLQLTKRYYFLFPFDTRLFFLQCTSFGYGRLIQLWRNKTGTVKDSHGDDSLQKLGRITRHKLRISRSSMFLSGLKILDKYGSSPSVLEIEYQDEVGTGLGPTLEFYASVSREFTKKNLQIWRYDRYAHQDADYVATPLFPAPLDPKEDNEKVLELFLHLGTFVARSMLDNRILDFNFNRVFFELTHRRCRSRNNMKFHEDLEDNLFLLSLVDGHLAKSLKFLYDHRDSEVDLEQLTLFFTLPGYDIDLIENGSSIQVTNQNVENYITLVIDFVLASGIKEQLDRFIDGFSKVFPYTSLLLLDPDELVGLYGNFQEDWSSATLYATINADHGYTMDSPSIHELVSIMGSFSIQERRLFLQFLTGSPKLPIGGFKSLKPKLTVVLKHPDDNLTADAYLPSVMTCANYFKLPKYSDRNMMRSRIVQAMNEGMGPFLLS, encoded by the coding sequence ATGAGCCGTGGTGACGAGAATAGCGAAACGCTGGGTAGCAGTGACTATGGAATGGATGATCATAATTCTGGGGAGGGCAGCGAGCCTTACAGCTATCACCAGGAGGAAATTATAGGGATGAGCGACAGGGATGAAGATTACGAAGACAATCATTCGGGTGGCGATTATTATGGCGAGGAAGGGAGcaatgaagaggaagatcAAGGCATTTTAGTCGGCGCAGATGACGACATGGATCATGAAAGTGATGTATCTGATCGTCGAAATCGTGGCCATGATACGGACAGAAGTGGTTCCACACCATTCAGTAGAGTAAACGAAAGATTGTTTTCTGTTCAGAATCTTTTGGGGAACATGGCACAGGGATTTGAAGGTGAGAGCAATGATAATGAAGGACATattggtggtggtggaaCACATGTATTTGGAACTCGGCAAGGCCTTGGAAACTTAGCGGAGGCATTTCCGGAAATAATTTCATTAATTAACGATGGTGTGAGGAGGGGCAATAATGGTGAGCGAAATGATAGATTTTCAACCCTTGTTAATAACGTTTTAAATGCTCCAGAAGATACCTACATCGCAATGGAAAGTCTAAAAGAACTTTCCCAGCACTTACTGATGATGGATCAGTTAGTGCTAGAAAGAATGCTACCTACAgaaaagcttttgaaaGGAATAATCGGCATTATTTCAGACTCAGCATTGAATGAGGAATTGGAATTGCAGCTTATGTCCTGTAGATGCCTCTACAACTTGTTTGAAATGAATCCGGACACTATAACAGCGGCGGTTGATCAGGGGCTTATTCCAAATCTTCAAGTTAAGTTACAGGAGATTAGTTATATTGATTTAGCCGAACAAATTCTGGAAACGTTAGAACTGATATCAAGAGTTCACGGTAAAGAAGTTCTGAGGTCGGGCGCATTGACAGCATGCTTACAATACCTTGACTTTTTTACAATACATGCACAAAGGAAAGCTGTTACAATAGTTTCCAATTCATGTTGTAAAGTACGAACAGACGATTTCGAGATAATTAAAGAGATATTTCCTACTTTGATACCAATTTTTGTGAATGGTTCTGActttttaattttggatAAAATATTAAAGGCTCTATATGGTATTTGTGAAGGTTTACGTAAAAAACCATTGTTGGAATCGCTTTTTACAATAGATGTCATGCAACGATTAGCCCAGTTGGCGTCGACTCCGGAATCCAGTTTAGAAAGCAAGGTCAGATgctttgatatcatttcAGTCTTGGTGAAAGCAAGTTGCCTTCTTTCGAAGgatttcattgaaaactgcaatgttgttgatattttattAAACTGTTTCAATAGTTATTctaaaaattcaaaagcagCCCTTCATGAAACTTTAATATATGTCCCGAAGCCACTTCTACATGCAATCTCACGTACAGCCGTATTGATCTTTCCTTCAGAGAAAGAACAAATTCTTTCGATGGATAATGCTAAAAAACCGGATTTGCATTTAAACAGAAAGGGGTTTGATAAACTCATGAAGAATCTCACTCCACTAttaattgaaatatatgtAAATACCGTCGATTTCGATGTTCGTCGCTTAGTTCTGATTGCTCTAGCTAGAATTGCAACATGTGTCGGTATTTCAGAAGCAGGTCCAATATGTGAAAGAATCATTGGTTTAGCTGGGTCCACCTTGGCCCAGAGTGATTCTCTTTTGGACAAGgaaaaagatcaaataaTGGTCTCGAGCACTTTGTTCGTTGGTGTATTATCTTTACTTGATATCTTGGCTGCGAGGTTTTCATCTAGTGTATTAACTCCGCTCAAAAGAGAGGGCATCTTCAATCTAGTAAAGAGCTTGAAACGTATGCTCCTAGAACGGAAGAATGAAGGTACAATTACCATTTTCGCTCAGGATTCTGATATTGAGAGGTCTCCAACCACTgagagtgaagaattttttgaagaggaggaagacGACGAAGACGAcgaagacgatgatgatgatgatgatgatgatgatgatgatgatgatggtgatgaCGAATATGATATGCAGTTTAGCACAATGGATATACCAACAGAAATCAAGCCAAACAAcatcaaatttgaagtGTTGCGATACATGCCCCAAGACTTCATATATTGGAAAATTCTAGAACTTAGCGACCGACTGCTTACGACATTTGACGTAGATGAAGGTGTCGTGAGCGAGGAGTTACGTGATATCGAGAAATTAGTTGAGTATTTGCTTCATATCGAATGGAAGGAGAACAATCAGCAGAGCTGGAGAGAGCTTTGGGTCCGGATAAGAAATTGTATTTTCAAGGCaggatttgaaatatctaGCTTCGAATTTATTTCAACCGGACTGGCAGCTGCGCTTGCTGCGACCATCAGAAAGTTTGGGATCATTGGCTCAATACCAAGGCGAGCATTTTTGGAAGTGTTTCGGGATGATGATGCTAAACGGCTTGTGCTTATTTTGCAATCAACATTAACTAGACTTGAATCATTTCGCGTCACAGAATGTGGCCTGCAGGGAAGCGAAGAAAGGGTGGCTTCTCTGGGCAAGCATGTAAAAATTAAGCTTGTttatgatgaagattctGATATTGACCAAATTGGGCAAACCTTATCAGGATCAACGATCCACATTCACTGTATTGCATCTTTTAAAACTCTGAACGAGTTCTTAAAGCACAGAATGGCACAGGCAAGGTTCTTGAGCTCAGTAATGCCAAGCTTGACATCAACTGAACCTGGTTCCTCAAATAATAATGGCTTAGAAGAAGTCCGAAACTGGGTCTTTGAATTCTCTACCGAGCAGGAAACGCTCAAACTAAATGATACAATCTTTTATGGTTTATTTAGAGCATACAAAGCATCTGGGAAAGATCTTAATACGTTATGGCATGAGCCACAGGTCATCAAATTTAAGAAAGTTAATGAAACTGTCGCGCAAGTTGAGTCTTTGATGGCACTATATGACCATGAACTTGACGATAAGAACGAAATCTTGAAGCCGGCAGATGATATCTTCacacttttgaaatttttgagaatcaaGGAGCTTCCAAGTGACATCTTTATCAACTCAAAGTTAAGTGCCAAGTTGTCGAGACAGTTAGAAGAGCCCCTGGTTGTAGCAAGCGGGCTTCTGCCTCATTGGACTCTGCAGCTTACAAAGAGGTACTATTTTCTGTTTCCTTTTGATACCAGGTTATTTTTTCTGCAATGTACGTCTTTTGGTTACGGTAGATTAATTCAACTTTGGAGGAATAAGACTGGGACTGTGAAAGATTCGCATGGTGATGATTCTCTACAGAAACTGGGCAGGATAACAAGACACAAGTTGCGCATATCTAGAAGCTCGATGTTTTTAAGCGGTCTGAAAATCCTGGATAAATATGGATCAAGTCCCAGCGTCTtagaaattgaatatcaagATGAAGTTGGGACCGGTTTGGGGCCTACATTGGAATTCTATGCGTCTGTGTCGAGAGAGTTtaccaaaaaaaacttgCAAATATGGCGTTATGATCGATACGCGCATCAAGACGCCGATTATGTGGCTACCCCTTTGTTTCCTGCACCACTTGACCCGAAGGAAGACAACGAAAAAGTTCTTGAACTGTTCCTTCATTTAGGGACATTTGTGGCTAGGTCCATGTTAGACAACAGAATCTTGgatttcaacttcaatAGGGTTTTCTTCGAGTTAACTCACAGAAGATGCAGAAGTAGAAACAATATGAAGTTTCATGAAGATCTCGAAGataatttatttttattgtcTCTTGTGGACGGCCATTTGGCTAAGTCCTTGAAATTCCTCTATGACCACAGAGACAGTGAGGTTGATTTGGAACAGCTAacactttttttcactttgCCAGGCTACGATATAGATTTGATAGAGAATGGATCAAGCATACAAGTCACCAATCAAAACGTTGAAAACTATATCACCCTTGTGATTGATTTTGTCCTGGCAAGTGGTATCAAAGAACAACTGGACCGTTTTATCGATGGGTTTTCCAAGGTGTTTCCCTATACTTCTTTACTGTTACTGGATCCAGATGAGCTAGTTGGCTTATATGGTAATTTCCAAGAGGACTGGTCCTCTGCGACGCTATACGCAACCATCAATGCAGATCATGGGTACACTATGGACTCACCTTCCATTCACGAGTTGGTATCTATCATGGGATCTTTTTCCATACAAGAAAGACGTCTTTTCTTACAGTTTTTGACGGGTTCACCAAAGCTTCCAATAGGTGGATTCAAGAGCCTCAAACCCAAACTGACGGTAGTTTTGAAGCATCCCGACGACAATTTAACTGCAGACGCATATCTCCCAAGTGTTATGACCTGTGCAAACTACTTCAAATTACCAAAGTACAGTGATCGGAACATGATGCGGTCCAGGATCGTTCAGGCAATGAACGAAGGAATGGGACCTTTTCTGTTATCCTGA
- the MRT4 gene encoding ribosome assembly factor MRT4 (similar to Saccharomyces cerevisiae MRT4 (YKL009W); ancestral locus Anc_2.498) → MPRSKRSKLVTLANTEKKGRENKERIFDEVREALDTYRYVWVLHLDDVRTPVLQEIRSSWAGSKLILGKRKVLEKALGSKREDEYKENLHLLAKDCAGVTGLLFTDESSQTVEDYFKTYSRSDYSRPNSRAPLTFTIPAGIIYSRGGQIPLEEDVPMVHSLEPTLRNKFLIPTKIKAGKITLETPFTVCEKGEKLDVRKALILKQFGIADSQFKVKVASYYDTESSDVKKVSINMEK, encoded by the coding sequence ATGCCAAGATCAAAACGTTCAAAGCTAGTTACGCTAGCAAAcactgaaaagaaaggtagagaaaacaaagaaagaatttttgatgaagtcAGGGAAGCTTTAGATACCTATAGATACGTCTGGGTACTACACCTGGACGATGTGAGAACTCCTGTCTTGCAGGAAATTAGGTCTTCCTGGGCTGGTTCTAAGCTGATTTTGGGAAAGAGAAAGGTTTTAGAAAAAGCATTAGGAAGCAAGAGAGAAGACGAGTACAAGGAAAATCTTCATCTATTAGCTAAGGATTGCGCAGGTGTTACTGGATTGCTATTTACTGATGAATCCTCCCAGACAGTCGAAGATTACTTCAAAACATACAGCAGATCTGACTACTCAAGACCAAATTCTAGAGCTCCGCTAACATTCACCATCCCTGCCGGTATCATTTATTCTCGTGGTGGACAAATTCctcttgaagaagacgTACCAATGGTTCACTCCTTGGAGCCTACTTTGAGAAATAAATTTCTCATCCCGACGAAAATTAAGGCTGGTAAAATTACACTAGAAACACCTTTTACGGTCTGTGAAAAGGGAGAGAAGCTTGATGTCCGTAAAGCACTGATACTCAAGCAATTTGGTATTGCTGATTCTCAGTTCAAAGTGAAAGTAGCTTCCTACTACGATACTGAATCGTCAGACGTGAAAAAAGTATCTATTAATATGGAAAAATGA
- a CDS encoding TLC domain-containing protein (similar to Saccharomyces cerevisiae LAG1 (YHL003C) and LAC1 (YKL008C); ancestral locus Anc_2.501), translating into MSSSGNNLRPMTPATKLSAKSRTRRTSSVGKIDLGDTVPGIGTMSETRAARAASNQRMKALASASKNDMDLLQKFWLTYREMSYRHAWVTPLVVLATVYGAYFSSGNRTKTNPLNMFVTISYQIGDSNMYGKGIKDLYFVFFYMIFFTFLREFLMDIAIRPLTKWLNVTSPHRVKRMMEQVYAIIYYGVSGPAGLYIMYNSDLWFFETAPMYRTYPDLTNSFDFKLFYLCQAAFWAQQACVLVLQLEKPRKDYKELVFHHIVTLLLIWSSYAFHFTKIGLLIYITMDVSDFFLSLSKTLNYLDSPVVPPVFFTFIAVWIYLRHYINICILWSVLTEFRTEGSYVLNFATQQYKCWISLPIVFVLILALQLVNIYWLLLIFRILYRLLWKGIQKDERSETESDESDDEKDDLKAEKQN; encoded by the coding sequence ATGTCATCATCGGGCAACAATTTAAGACCAATGACACCAGCTACCAAGTTGAGTGCGAAATCAAGGACAAGACGTACCTCATCTGTGGGGAAAATTGATCTTGGCGATACTGTTCCTGGTATTGGCACCATGTCAGAGACCAGGGCCGCGCGGGCTGCATCCAATCAACGGATGAAGGCATTGGCATCGGCATCAAAGAATGATATGGATCTACTACAGAAGTTTTGGTTAACGTACCGAGAGATGAGTTATCGCCATGCTTGGGTCACTCCACTAGTAGTGTTAGCCACTGTCTACGGTGCCTATTTTTCATCGGGCAACAGAACTAAGACGAATCCACTGAATATGTTTGTTACTATCTCTTATCAAATTGGTGATAGTAATATGTATGGGAAGGGTATTAAAGATCTATactttgtctttttctACATGATCTTCTTCACCTTTTTGAGGGAGTTCTTAATGGATATAGCAATCAGGCCTCTCACGAAATGGTTGAATGTCACTTCTCCTCACAGAGTAAAAAGAATGATGGAACAGGTCTATGCAATTATCTACTATGGAGTTTCAGGCCCTGCTGGTCTTTACATTATGTATAATAGCGACTTATggttttttgaaactgcGCCAATGTACAGAACATATCCAGATTTGACCAACAGTTTCGATTTTAAACTGTTTTATTTGTGTCAAGCCGCATTTTGGGCCCAACAAGCCTGTGTTCTCGTATTACAATTAGAGAAGCCAAGGAAGGATTATAAAGAACTGGTTTTCCATCATATTGTCACGTTACTTTTGATTTGGTCTTCTTATGCTTTCCATTTCACAAAGATCGGACTTCTGATATATATTACTATGGATGTCTCCGATTTTTTCCTCTCTTTGTCCAAGACCCTAAATTATTTGGACTCACCAGTAGTTCCCccagtttttttcactttcattgCCGTTTGGATATATTTGCGTCACTATATCAACATATGTATCCTTTGGTCGGTTCTTACCGAGTTCCGTACTGAAGGCAGCTATGTTTTAAATTTTGCTACCCAGCAATACAAATGTTGGATTTCACTGCCTATTGTTTTCGTACTCATTCTTGCATTGCAATTGGTCAACATATATTGGCTGTTATTGATTTTCAGGATCTTGTACAGATTACTATGGAAGGGAATCCAAAAAGATGAGAGAAGCGAAACTGAATCTGATGAATCtgacgatgaaaaagatgacCTAAAAGCGGAGAAacagaattga
- the HSE1 gene encoding ESCRT-0 subunit protein HSE1 (similar to Saccharomyces cerevisiae HSE1 (YHL002W); ancestral locus Anc_2.502), which yields MSIRQAILKATDAKLRADNWQYILEVCDRVSEDPEDGGEEAVEVIEQRLGQKDANVVLRTLSLIISLAENCGSRLKQAIDSKKFTKLLLSLIENRSVHNEVKKEIVKTVQQLSQSFNDDPSLRYMSDLLRQITKSYPMLLNDQQPSVPSKKEMTLDSKQKEEKELEEALKLSLVEFENQKNTQHSPAAQQQQQDEPRQQNAARQQGQVEGLAAPALVKKVRAMYDLSGTEPDELSFSKGDVIIVLEQVYRDWWRGTLRGKVGIFPLNYVMPIEEQSPQELRMEIEKENKIMGQKANVDQLYFTLKSAKSGNNENLGDPTQNPAINDLYGSVTPLRPEVAKMIGKYARKREDLVSLRQVLANAEVTYNQLLDRATNAYTSPIPMAQSQPFDARVQEHHSYQTQPSENGNNTLQQMQQTRQQDLYPMPQAQLPQPPQYGANYAQTHTLFQAPSYTSRTEY from the coding sequence ATGAGTATAAGACAAGCTATATTAAAAGCAACGGACGCTAAGTTAAGGGCTGATAACTGGCAATATATCCTCGAGGTTTGTGACCGTGTTAGTGAGGACCCCGAAGATGGTGGCGAAGAGGCTGTCGAAGTTATAGAGCAAAGGCTGGGGCAAAAGGACGCTAATGTTGTACTTAGAACGCTTTCACTCATCATTTCGTTGGCAGAGAATTGTGGGTCACGATTAAAGCAGGCGATAGACTCTAAGAAGTTCACCAAGCTTCTATTGTCACTGATAGAGAACAGATCAGTTCATAACgaggtgaaaaaagagatcgTGAAGACCGTCCAGCAATTATCACAGTCATTCAACGATGATCCCTCTTTACGTTACATGAGTGATTTGCTCAGACAAATAACGAAAAGCTATCCTATGCTGCTGAATGATCAACAACCAAGCGTTCCTtccaaaaaagagatgacaCTAGATTCCAAGCAAAAAGAGGAGAAAGAGCTTGAAGAGGCTTTAAAGTTATCGCTAGTCGAGTTTGAAAATCAGAAAAACACGCAACATTCACCAGCTgcacaacagcagcaacaagaCGAACCAAGGCAGCAAAATGCAGCAAGGCAACAAGGGCAGGTGGAAGGCCTTGCGGCTCCTGCCTTAGTTAAAAAAGTAAGAGCTATGTATGATTTATCAGGTACAGAGCCAGATGAGCTATCATTTAGTAAGGGTGATGTGATAATTGTATTGGAGCAGGTTTATAGGGATTGGTGGAGGGGCACATTAAGAGGGAAAGTGGGGATATTTCCATTGAATTATGTTATGCCAATAGAAGAACAATCACCACAAGAATTGCGGATGGAAAtagaaaaggaaaacaaaataatgGGACAAAAGGCCAACGTTGACCAATTATACTTTACGCTGAAAAGTGCCAAAAGCggaaataatgaaaatctTGGTGACCCAACTCAAAATCCAGCAATAAACGATTTATATGGATCAGTTACGCCATTACGACCAGAGGTCGCAAAAATGATCGGTAAATATGCACGTAAGAGAGAGGACTTGGTGTCACTGCGCCAGGTCTTAGCTAATGCTGAAGTAACATACAACCAGTTACTAGATCGCGCAACAAACGCGTACACGTCTCCCATTCCAATGGCTCAGAGTCAGCCATTCGATGCGCGTGTACAGGAGCACCATTCTTATCAAACACAACCATCGGAAAATGGTAATAATACACTTCAACAGATGCAGCAAACAAGGCAGCAAGATCTATATCCCATGCCTCAAGCACAGCTTCCCCAACCGCCTCAATATGGGGCGAATTACGCTCAAACTCATACACTATTTCAAGCTCCATCATATACATCGCGTACAGAATATTGA
- the CAP1 gene encoding Cap1p (similar to Saccharomyces cerevisiae CAP1 (YKL007W); ancestral locus Anc_2.503), translating to MSDSQFESIISQIISDTPSGEIKQVYEDLITIAGENSKETVLDAIEQYNIKNLIPIEVDGKSVVLSRYNREGSKFFDPASSISFNVDHLNREGFDIQPFQSTQLNQVQEDLLKNLQKYAEKNFPGYLTTSIYPIPEESNKIVLSIVSMKYNPSNFWNGHWRSEYIFDSNFNKLKGSIDVQVHYYEDGNVSFKSSETFDLDDITDVIKTIAVKEKEFEENLDTSFSQLNETQFKSLRRRLPITRSRVNWGKAIGTYRLGKDAAQGK from the coding sequence ATGTCTGACTCTCAATTCGAGTCAATCATATCGCAAATCATTTCAGATACACCTAGTGGTGAAATCAAACAAGTGTATGAAGATTTAATTACCATTGCAGGAGAAAACTCCAAAGAGACTGTATTGGATGCAATTGAACAGTacaatataaaaaatttgattcccATAGAAGTCGACGGGAAATCAGTGGTTCTTTCAAGGTATAATAGGGAGGGttcgaaattttttgatccCGCCTCTTCTATATCCTTCAATGTGGATCACTTAAATAGGGAAGGCTTCGATATCCAACCTTTTCAGTCTACTCAATTGAATCAGGTGCAGGAAGATCtgctcaaaaatttacaaaagtATGCTGAAAAGAACTTTCCTGGATATTTGACCACATCGATTTATCCAATTCCAGAGGAAAGCAATAAGATTGTTCTCTCAATTGTTAGCATGAAGTACAATCCCTCGAATTTCTGGAATGGGCACTGGAGATCTGAATACATCTTCGActcaaatttcaataaactCAAAGGTTCAATAGATGTTCAAGTACATTACTACGAAGATGGTAACGTTAGCTTCAAATCTAGCGAGACATTTGATCTGGATGATATTACTGATGTCATAAAAACGATTGCagtaaaagagaaagaatttgaagagaacTTGGACACTTCTTTCTCGCAATTGAATGAAACCCAATTCAAAAGCTTAAGAAGGAGATTACCAATCACGAGGTCAAGAGTTAACTGGGGTAAGGCAATTGGAACGTACAGACTAGGAAAAGATGCCGCTCAAGGTAAGTAG
- the SHU1 gene encoding Shu1p (similar to Saccharomyces cerevisiae SHU1 (YHL006C); ancestral locus Anc_2.499) produces MSIEYVLASLLEPKKSNEDAVQTFIFVLGDKARAHVENGKKTESHLLSSINAVVKSRDAIHVLFLNRLQYLFMYLMKFEAEEDPSAVKYDRFVVYGLDALLKQVDDENDKINEDQLRLSNLIFNAAFRIKRKHSLKAITFVPFDDNSDLTMTLQRLERYWRHVC; encoded by the coding sequence ATGTCTATCGAGTATGTACTGGCTTCTCTGCTGGAACCGAAGAAATCCAATGAAGATGCAGTACAAACATTCATCTTTGTTCTCGGTGACAAAGCAAGAGCTCATGTAGAAAACGGCAAGAAAACAGAATCACATCTGCTGTCATCCATCAATGCGGTGGTGAAAAGTCGAGATGCAATACatgttttatttttgaatcgCTTACAGTATTTATTCATGTATTTAATGAAATTTGAGGCGGAAGAGGACCCATCAGCTGTGAAGTACGATAGGTTTGTCGTATACGGATTAGATGCCCTCTTGAAACAGGTCGATGAcgaaaatgataaaattaATGAAGATCAATTAAGACTCTCAAATCTAATATTCAATGCTGCTTTTCGCATAAAGCGAAAACATTCCCTCAAGGCAATCACCTTTGTACCATTTGATGACAACAGTGACTTAACAATGACCCTGCAAAGGCTTGAGCGATATTGGAGACATGTCTGTTGA
- the MRP4 gene encoding mitochondrial 37S ribosomal protein uS2m (similar to Saccharomyces cerevisiae MRP4 (YHL004W); ancestral locus Anc_2.500), which translates to MSAIIFYRGITYSRLSARKLLGRFQSTTSRADNRIEPETVESGLKANIEDPEKAPEDEVFSLRQKQFNDQVVEQLNSISQLYKDEYSTFESQLKQNLTAKEKQLDEELADFLKKYSQLNKLINAEDDAQDLSHKFISAAATQNRRYPYLVPSARDKPYTPQELFLRQMKHAKHTARLGANIEKVYFPHRDVHNPPTADKMSIQKLLAAGVHLGQSTSLWRPSTQSFVYGEYKGIHIIDLNKTLSYLKRAAKVVEGIAERGGIILFLGTRDGQKRALEEAAKKTHGFYISTRWIPGTLTNSTEISGVWERHEVDFADRPTGRVLSPDENSSIVKPDLLVVLNPTENRNALKEAMQARIPTIGIIDTDSEPSIVTYPIPGNDDSLRSVNLLLSVLAKAGETGLRNRIRKVVGTE; encoded by the coding sequence ATGAGTgcaatcattttttatagAGGCATTACATATTCACGACTCTCAGCGAGAAAGCTGTTGGGACGGTTTCAATCAACAACCAGTAGGGCGGATAATAGGATTGAGCCTGAGACTGTTGAAAGCGGTTTGAAAGCCAACATTGAAGATCCCGAAAAGGCACCAGAGGATGAAGTTTTCTCACTACGCCAGAAACAATTTAACGATCAAGTTGTTGAGcaattgaattcaatttctcaGCTGTACAAAGATGAATACAGCACCTTTGAGTCACAGTTGAAACAAAACTTAACTGCAAAGGAAAAGCAATTAGATGAAGAGCTGGCTGATTTTCTCAAGAAGTATTCTCAATTGAACAAACTGATAAATGCGGAGGATGACGCTCAAGATTTATCCCATAAATTTATTTCTGCAGCAGCGACTCAAAATAGAAGATATCCTTACTTAGTGCCATCTGCGAGGGATAAACCTTATACACCTCAAGAACTTTTCTTACGTCAAATGAAACATGCCAAACATACTGCTAGACTAGGCGCAAACATAGAGAAAGTATATTTCCCCCATCGGGATGTGCATAATCCACCTACAGCTGATAAAATGtctattcaaaaattgctAGCGGCAGGGGTTCATTTGGGTCAATCAACCTCATTATGGAGACCTTCTACACAATCATTTGTGTATGGTGAGTACAAAGGGATCCATATCATTGATTTGAACAAGACATTATCctatttgaaaagagctGCAAAAGTTGTTGAAGGCATTGCCGAAAGGGGCGGTATTATCTTATTTTTAGGAACTAGAGACGGACAGAAAAGGGCGCTAGAGGaagcagcaaaaaaaactcaCGGCTTTTACATATCAACTAGATGGATACCTGGCACTTTAACCAATTCGACGGAGATTTCAGGTGTTTGGGAGAGACATGAAGTTGATTTTGCAGACCGTCCGACTGGCAGAGTACTGTCACCCGATGAAAACTCTAGTATTGTTAAGCCAGACCTTTTGGTCGTCCTGAATCCCACAGAGAATAGAAATGCTTTAAAAGAAGCAATGCAAGCTAGGATTCCTACGATTGGTATAATTGATACGGATTCAGAGCCATCAATTGTAACGTATCCAATTCCTGGTAATGATGATTCTTTACGCTCAGTTAATCTTCTGTTGAGTGTCTTAGCCAAAGCTGGTGAAACCGGATTGCGTAATCGTATTCGGAAAGTCGTTGGTACTGAATGA